One Legionella hackeliae DNA segment encodes these proteins:
- a CDS encoding YbgA family protein codes for MTKNLVIGISSCLIGERVRFDGGHKRDHFICDLLANYVDFTPICPEVAIGLGIPRPAIQLRGDPDNPKLVNSKDHAREYTSEMLNFSRQAMPQLTEISGYILKSKSPSCGLKRVKIYQEHGKTPLHGQGLFARTLQETYPSLPIEEEGRLQDYRLRENFIERIFIYNEWQTLTKSDFNANKLVKFHTRHKLTLMAHSPATYKLLGQKVAELKKYDLESLAKNYIHTFMQGMSYLATPKKHTNVLEHCLGYFKKQLAAVDKQELIESIYDYRSGLLPLIVPVTLLNHHLKHYPQPYLSTQSYLNPYPKELMLRNHI; via the coding sequence ATGACTAAAAATCTTGTAATAGGTATTTCATCATGTTTAATTGGAGAGCGAGTTCGCTTTGATGGTGGTCATAAACGTGACCATTTCATATGTGACCTGCTTGCTAATTACGTCGATTTTACTCCAATTTGTCCTGAGGTGGCTATCGGACTTGGCATTCCTCGTCCCGCAATACAGTTACGTGGGGATCCTGATAATCCCAAATTGGTTAATTCAAAAGACCATGCTCGTGAATACACGTCTGAAATGTTAAATTTCTCACGACAAGCCATGCCTCAGTTGACTGAAATATCAGGTTATATTTTGAAAAGCAAATCGCCTTCGTGTGGTTTAAAGCGTGTCAAAATTTACCAGGAACATGGGAAAACGCCGCTTCATGGTCAGGGATTATTTGCTCGCACTCTTCAGGAAACTTATCCTTCTTTACCGATTGAAGAAGAGGGGCGCCTTCAGGATTATCGTCTGCGTGAAAATTTTATTGAACGAATTTTCATTTACAATGAATGGCAAACGCTCACAAAATCCGATTTCAACGCCAATAAACTCGTTAAGTTTCATACGCGTCACAAGTTAACGCTTATGGCCCATTCCCCAGCAACCTACAAGTTATTAGGCCAAAAAGTTGCCGAGCTTAAAAAATATGATCTCGAGTCTCTTGCAAAAAATTATATTCATACCTTTATGCAGGGTATGTCCTATCTTGCTACCCCTAAAAAACATACCAATGTACTTGAACATTGTTTGGGTTACTTTAAGAAACAATTGGCAGCGGTTGATAAGCAGGAATTGATAGAATCAATTTACGACTATCGTTCTGGCTTGCTTCCTTTGATAGTCCCTGTAACTTTGCTAAACCATCATTTAAAACATTATCCTCAACCTTATTTAAGTACGCAGAGTTATCTTAATCCTTATCCTAAGGAACTTATGCTTCGTAATCACATTTAA
- a CDS encoding cryptochrome/photolyase family protein, translating to MSIAIVWFRQDLRLSDNPAFASACNEHEVVIPIFIFDKETSVLGSAQKWWLHYSLNELANSLADWGLPFVLRAGNPFDILMGLIQESRADAVYWNRCYEPNAIRRDTNIKTALLEQGIAVHSTNGSLLNEPWCIKNQSGDYFKVFTPFWKQCLKTLAIPKPFTISNHPQKLELHSDVLDDWNLLPKKPNWAFNFSNYWQPGEKGAQEKLKHFIQNKLKRYKTHRDVPIEDATSKLSPHLHFGEISPWEIVRNLELIKVEEQSNLNAIDCFLSELGWREFSYHLLYHFPNLAKDSFREEFDLFPWHSDENLLQYWYQGKTGYPLVDAGMRELWSTGYMHNRVRMIVASFLTKDLFLDWRLGADWFLDTLVDADLANNSASWQWVAGCGADAAPYFRIFNPILQSEKFDPNGDYIRQWVPELSKVGPKYIHQPWLGSFSQTGITIGKDYPAPIVDHNDARKTALKYYDQIKHHRFNE from the coding sequence ATGAGTATCGCTATTGTTTGGTTTCGACAAGACCTTCGATTATCGGATAACCCCGCTTTTGCTAGCGCATGCAATGAGCATGAGGTGGTCATCCCTATTTTTATCTTTGACAAAGAAACAAGTGTCCTTGGCAGTGCACAGAAGTGGTGGCTTCACTATAGTCTTAACGAGTTAGCTAACTCGTTGGCAGATTGGGGATTACCATTCGTGTTACGGGCAGGAAATCCCTTTGATATTCTGATGGGTTTAATCCAGGAATCAAGAGCTGATGCTGTCTATTGGAATCGCTGTTATGAGCCAAACGCGATAAGACGAGATACAAACATTAAAACAGCCCTTTTAGAGCAGGGCATTGCGGTTCATAGCACCAATGGGAGTTTGTTAAATGAACCTTGGTGTATTAAAAACCAAAGCGGGGATTATTTTAAAGTTTTTACTCCTTTCTGGAAACAATGCCTAAAAACATTAGCCATTCCAAAGCCATTTACGATCTCAAATCATCCTCAAAAATTAGAATTGCACTCAGACGTTTTAGACGATTGGAATTTACTGCCTAAAAAACCTAATTGGGCTTTTAATTTCTCTAATTATTGGCAACCGGGTGAAAAAGGTGCTCAGGAAAAATTGAAACATTTCATCCAAAACAAGCTTAAGCGCTATAAAACTCATCGCGATGTCCCCATCGAGGATGCCACCTCAAAATTATCTCCTCACTTACATTTTGGTGAAATTTCTCCCTGGGAAATAGTGCGTAACTTGGAGCTTATCAAGGTTGAGGAGCAATCCAATTTAAACGCGATTGATTGTTTTTTATCAGAACTGGGATGGCGTGAATTTTCCTATCATCTTTTGTATCATTTTCCCAATCTCGCTAAAGATAGTTTTAGAGAGGAGTTTGATTTATTTCCGTGGCATAGTGATGAAAATCTCCTTCAATATTGGTACCAGGGCAAAACCGGTTATCCGCTAGTTGATGCGGGGATGAGGGAGTTATGGTCAACAGGCTACATGCACAACCGTGTAAGAATGATAGTAGCTTCTTTTTTAACCAAAGATTTATTTCTTGACTGGCGCCTGGGGGCTGATTGGTTTTTAGATACCCTGGTTGATGCGGACTTGGCTAATAATAGTGCGAGTTGGCAATGGGTTGCAGGTTGTGGTGCAGACGCAGCGCCCTACTTTCGTATCTTTAATCCTATTTTGCAAAGCGAAAAATTTGACCCCAATGGGGATTATATCCGCCAATGGGTTCCAGAACTGTCAAAAGTTGGTCCTAAATACATTCATCAGCCCTGGTTAGGCAGCTTCTCACAAACCGGGATAACGATCGGTAAAGACTATCCTGCGCCGATTGTTGATCACAACGACGCCAGGAAAACCGCCTTAAAATATTACGACCAAATTAAACACCATCGCTTCAATGAATAA